Proteins found in one Choristoneura fumiferana chromosome 16, NRCan_CFum_1, whole genome shotgun sequence genomic segment:
- the LOC141436249 gene encoding uncharacterized protein, giving the protein MLHLTLVILTVFTMYSDAFLNETIHIRMKRGKYYSNPPQRFYRRPPVTHLTKGAFSYTPPPGYMMDEEDAYPSRPKVSRRPNGGLGDDDISNIVKYLGKQDLDKIIESAAEKDRIRDNFIEKRPFKREESKIIKTNVQELTDQGYSQNSPYKTQEIEHRFNLNGPYRSQDSDTQYSHFKQDEKYSYRPNTNPEQFTNNYKSQDNDHKSYNGPYAPNEDVLNYVEDATQSNLIYVNNNNGYLNTPLQTEESMQNKQISYLNAYIHHEINDMPPGNGPANLFTDSQMMKEEELPKPLNLRDDFDISYTSNVPTVVRPGYEAKNFGELPLMSNDYKLDTVSSYKVPHYTVTSNNKYGAPSPVLSSSSSSSSSSSSSLNAPLEPAPPASAAKEQSDAHLKAIKIWSHRSKGTAYTLHSDGTLSLERPGRPKTKYGP; this is encoded by the exons ATGTTACATTTAACGTTAGTGATCTTGACAGTGTTTACAATGTACAGTGACGCCTTTTTGAATGAGACGATACACATAAGGATGAAACGAGGGAAATACTATTCGAACCCGCCGCAGAGGTTCTATAGGAGACCTCCCGTCACTCATCTGACGAAAGGTGCCTTCTCGTACACTCCGCCACCCGGCTATATGATGGATGAAGAAGACGCATACCCAAGCAGACCCAAGGTTAGTAGAAGACCCAACGGCGGGCTAGGGGATGATGACATCAGTAATATCGTTAAATACTTAGGCAAACAAGATTTGGATAAGATCATTGAAAGCGCAGCTGAAAAGGATCGGATCAGAGacaattttattgaaaagagaccttttaaaagagaagagagCAAAATTATCAAAACTAACGTGCAAGAACTCACTGATCAGGGTTACTCACAAAACTCTCCTTATAAAACACAAGAGATTGAACATAGATTCAATTTAAACGGTCCTTATAGATCGCAAGATTCAGATACTCAGTATTCGCATTTCAAACAAGACGAAAAGTACTCATACAGGCCAAATACAAATCCAGAACAGTTCACTAACAATTACAAGTCTCAGGATAATGATCATAAGTCTTACAACGGTCCCTACGCACCCAACGAAGACGTATTGAACTACGTTGAAGATGCGACACAATCTAACTTAATTTACGTTAACAACAACAACGGCTATCTTAACACACCATTGCAAACTGAAGAATCGATGCAGAACAAGCAAATATCATATTTAAACGCATATATACATCATGAGATTAATGACATGCCGCCTGGAAACGGCCCCGCTAACCTGTTTACAGACAGTCAAATGATGAAAGAAGAAGAGCTCCCAAAACCGCTGAATCTTAGAGATGATTTTGACATATCTTACACGAGCAATGTACCGACCGTTGTAAGACCAGGTTATGAAGCGAAGAATTTTGGCGAATTGCCTCTGATGAGTAACGATTATAAACTGGACACAGTCAGTTCGTACAAAGTGCCGCATTATACT GTGACGTCAAACAACAAATACGGCGCACCATCACcggttttatcatcatcatcatcatcatcatcatcatcatcatcatcactcaatgcGCCCCTCGAGCCGGCGCCCCCCGCGTCAGCGGCGAAGGAGCAGAGCGACGCGCACCTCAAAGCCATTAAGATATGGTCCCACCGTTCCAAAGGAACCGCCTATACTCTTCACAGCGATGGAACCCTGTCGCTCGAGAGGCCAGGGAGGCCCAAGACGAAATATGGCCCGTGA
- the LOC141436367 gene encoding coiled-coil domain-containing protein 130 homolog, protein MGERKGQNLYYPPDYDPKVGGLNKFMGTHALRERARKLHMGILIIRFEMPYNIWCDGCNNHIGMGVRYNAEKTKIGMYYTTPVYQFRMKCHLCDNHFEIKTDPGNLDYVIVSGARRQENRWDPTENGQIVPETKETQKRMFDDAMFRLEHKTGDEDGAKQDKPRLGRLVGRNESVWKDDYEANCSLRRNFRKRRKELEEASVNDCLLLSKSSLDINLLPENDEDRQMATLLSLRPSKSIEEKQTSTRTHILNSPALPSSSGLLTSFGGLKKEESLSKSSTLTRDALGIMVKRKKVEIIDKEEDKGNDKVGENKLEVLKEKKDTVDVKESDGSSGQSMLSNMNEECKTKIDVAVKNDANVGMSLVSDYISSGDSE, encoded by the exons ATGGGTGAGCGTAAAGGCCAGAACTTATACTACCCCCCTGACTACGACCCAAAGGTCGGGGGGTTGAACAAGTTCATGGGCACCCATGCCTTGAGGGAACGAGCCAGGAAACTTCACATGGGAATTCTTATCATTCGGTTTGAGATGCCATACAACATCTGGTGTGATGGTTGCAACAACCACATAGGTATGGGGGTGCGGTACAACGCTGAGAAAACTAAGATTGGGATGTACTATACTACACCTGTGTACCAGTTTAGGATGAAGTGCCATCTCTGTGATAACCATTTTGAGATCAAGACCGATCCAGGG AACCTAGACTATGTCATAGTATCAGGCGCGAGACGCCAAGAAAACAGATGGGATCCTACAGAAAATGGCCAAATCGTCCCTGAGACAAAGGAGACACAGAAGAGGATGTTTGACGATGCCATGTTCCGTCTGGAGCACAAGACTGGAGATGAGGATGGGGCGAAGCAGGACAAGCCTCGGTTGGGGCGGCTCGTGGGGCGAAATGAGAGTGTATGGAAGGATGATTATGAGGCCAACTGCTCACTAAGGAGGAACTTTAGA AAAAGAAGAAAGGAACTTGAAGAAGCATCAGTCAACGACTGCCTGCTACTATCAAAGTCATCACTGGACATCAACTTGCTCCCCGAGAATGATGAGGACCGTCAAATGGCTACACTCCTGTCCCTCCGACCCTCAAAGAGCATCGAAGAGAAGCAGACCTCGACGAGGACCCATATACTGAATAGCCCGGCTTTGCCAAGCTCTAGCGGACTTCTGACTAGTTTTGGAGGCCTCAAGAAAGAAGAATCGCTTAGCAAAAGTTCTACTTTAACAAGGGATGCTTTAGGTATAATGGTTAAGAGGAAAAAAGTGGAAATTATAGATAAAGAAGAAGATAAAGGTAATGACAAAGTAGGTGAAAATAAATTGGaagttttaaaagaaaaaaaagatacaGTTGATGTTAAAGAAAGTGATGGTAGTTCAGGACAAAGTATGTTAAGTAATATGAATGAGGAATGCAAGACGAAAATCGATGTTGCAGTTAAAAATGATGCAAATGTTGGAATGTCTTTAGTAAGCGACTATATTTCCAGTGGGGATTCTGAATAA